A region from the Bactrocera dorsalis isolate Fly_Bdor chromosome 1, ASM2337382v1, whole genome shotgun sequence genome encodes:
- the LOC105225643 gene encoding protein fuzzy homolog isoform X1 gives MSIYILCLTTNGGLPVFTRKKGDCDNLPFSTVASLNGFHMFFKSLGITLEVTHSEDWTYVWRDFHNAVTLIVCARSMTEGVLQTLAEIVFGSISLFVNIDELVDLTLLERMKKEARNYMPVVDAALEACTTRILGFTNCVLSTENQQLGQRLNDFSGLCGSLFCCLVVGNNVTVGTEGWWDLDVIDRELLLLLLNSSSTLQNDIPVYLPKKDATLAYRFVTIPLAPSSVICVICGAAPSFRELRSMAQDAFCSESLLQNMERSLTRSLPEQLEIDQCVLAIIVANLSIKKCILAPNSIQATGGKRTIGGGILRLDLLKKIFDQTVQYNKNISGVHTEDQIRSRCIEPVDQYWCLDYHKCYAHYDTIGNTIFILFMSSVPTPAMRFIAQKLLYSILQDKTISWNGAIKLCRNIICKIFE, from the exons atgtCGATTTATATACTTTGTTTAACAACAAATGGGGGTCTACCGGTCTTTACCCGTAAAAAAGGAGATTGTGACAAT CTACCTTTTTCTACTGTGGCTTCATTAAATGGTTTTCATATGTTTTTTAAATCGTTGGGCATAACGTTAGAGGTAACACATTCCGAAGATTGGACATATGTTTGGAGAGATTTTCACAATGCCGTAACTTTAATTGTTTGTGCACGGTCTATGACAGAAGGAGTATTGCAGACATTAGCAGAAATTGTTTTTGGATCAATATCACTTTTTGTTAATATTGATGAGCTTGTGGATTTAACTTTATTAGAGAGAATGAAAAAAGAAGCAAGAAATTATATGCCCGTTGTAGATGCTGCACTTGAAGCTTGCACAACACGCATATTGGGATTTACGAATTGTGTACTATCAACTGAAAACCAACAATTGGGCCAGCGATTAAACGACTTTAGTGGTCTTTGCGGTTCACTCTTTTGTTGCCTTGTAGTGGGGAATAATGTTACGGTCGGTACAGAAGGTTGGTGGGATTTGGATGTTATAGATCGTGAATTACTTCTGCTTTTATTGAATTCTTCAAGTACTTTACAAAATGATATTCCTGTTTATTTGCCGAAAAAGGACGCAACG TTAGCATATAGATTCGTAACAATTCCATTGGCTCCAAGTAGTGTTATTTGTGTTATATGCGGAGCTGCCCCTAGTTTTCGTGAATTGCGGTCTATGGCCCAAGACGCATTTTGCTCAGAAAGCTTATTGCAGAACATGGAACGAAGCCTAACGCGCAGCTTACCGGAACAATTGGAGATCGATCAGTGTGTTCTGGCAATAATTGTAGCTAATCTgagcattaaaaaatgtatacttgCACCTAATTCCATCCAAGCTACAGGTGGAAAAAGGACCATAGGAGGAGGCATTCTACGtttagatttattaaaaaaaattttcgatcaaACCGttcaatacaataaaaatattagtggTGTGCATACAGAAGATCAAATACGTTCGCGTTGTATTGAACCAGTGGACCAATATTGGTGCTTGGATTACCACAAGTGTTATGCTCATTACGATACCATTGGAAACACtatttttatcttatttatGTCATCAGTTCCAACACCAGCAATGAG ATTCATAGCCCAAAAACTTCTATACTCAATTCTACAAGACAAGACAATTAGCtg GAATGGAGCTATCAAATTATGTCGTAATATAATATGCAAGATTTTTGAATAA
- the LOC105225643 gene encoding protein fuzzy homolog isoform X2 has translation MSIYILCLTTNGGLPVFTRKKGDCDNLPFSTVASLNGFHMFFKSLGITLEVTHSEDWTYVWRDFHNAVTLIVCARSMTEGVLQTLAEIVFGSISLFVNIDELVDLTLLERMKKEARNYMPVVDAALEACTTRILGFTNCVLSTENQQLGQRLNDFSGLCGSLFCCLVVGNNVTVGTEGWWDLDVIDRELLLLLLNSSSTLQNDIPVYLPKKDATLAYRFVTIPLAPSSVICVICGAAPSFRELRSMAQDAFCSESLLQNMERSLTRSLPEQLEIDQCVLAIIVANLSIKKCILAPNSIQATGGKRTIGGGILRLDLLKKIFDQTVQYNKNISGVHTEDQIRSRCIEPVDQYWCLDYHKCYAHYDTIGNTIFILFMSSVPTPAMRFIAQKLLYSILQDKTISWVSDVSFQMFQTSWQT, from the exons atgtCGATTTATATACTTTGTTTAACAACAAATGGGGGTCTACCGGTCTTTACCCGTAAAAAAGGAGATTGTGACAAT CTACCTTTTTCTACTGTGGCTTCATTAAATGGTTTTCATATGTTTTTTAAATCGTTGGGCATAACGTTAGAGGTAACACATTCCGAAGATTGGACATATGTTTGGAGAGATTTTCACAATGCCGTAACTTTAATTGTTTGTGCACGGTCTATGACAGAAGGAGTATTGCAGACATTAGCAGAAATTGTTTTTGGATCAATATCACTTTTTGTTAATATTGATGAGCTTGTGGATTTAACTTTATTAGAGAGAATGAAAAAAGAAGCAAGAAATTATATGCCCGTTGTAGATGCTGCACTTGAAGCTTGCACAACACGCATATTGGGATTTACGAATTGTGTACTATCAACTGAAAACCAACAATTGGGCCAGCGATTAAACGACTTTAGTGGTCTTTGCGGTTCACTCTTTTGTTGCCTTGTAGTGGGGAATAATGTTACGGTCGGTACAGAAGGTTGGTGGGATTTGGATGTTATAGATCGTGAATTACTTCTGCTTTTATTGAATTCTTCAAGTACTTTACAAAATGATATTCCTGTTTATTTGCCGAAAAAGGACGCAACG TTAGCATATAGATTCGTAACAATTCCATTGGCTCCAAGTAGTGTTATTTGTGTTATATGCGGAGCTGCCCCTAGTTTTCGTGAATTGCGGTCTATGGCCCAAGACGCATTTTGCTCAGAAAGCTTATTGCAGAACATGGAACGAAGCCTAACGCGCAGCTTACCGGAACAATTGGAGATCGATCAGTGTGTTCTGGCAATAATTGTAGCTAATCTgagcattaaaaaatgtatacttgCACCTAATTCCATCCAAGCTACAGGTGGAAAAAGGACCATAGGAGGAGGCATTCTACGtttagatttattaaaaaaaattttcgatcaaACCGttcaatacaataaaaatattagtggTGTGCATACAGAAGATCAAATACGTTCGCGTTGTATTGAACCAGTGGACCAATATTGGTGCTTGGATTACCACAAGTGTTATGCTCATTACGATACCATTGGAAACACtatttttatcttatttatGTCATCAGTTCCAACACCAGCAATGAG ATTCATAGCCCAAAAACTTCTATACTCAATTCTACAAGACAAGACAATTAGCtg ggtctccgacgtttccttccaAATGTttcaaacttcatggcaaacttaa
- the LOC105225643 gene encoding protein fuzzy homolog isoform X4, whose protein sequence is MSIYILCLTTNGGLPVFTRKKGDCDNLPFSTVASLNGFHMFFKSLGITLEVTHSEDWTYVWRDFHNAVTLIVCARSMTEGVLQTLAEIVFGSISLFVNIDELVDLTLLERMKKEARNYMPVVDAALEACTTRILGFTNCVLSTENQQLGQRLNDFSGLCGSLFCCLVVGNNVTVGTEGWWDLDVIDRELLLLLLNSSSTLQNDIPVYLPKKDATLAYRFVTIPLAPSSVICVICGAAPSFRELRSMAQDAFCSESLLQNMERSLTRSLPEQLEIDQCVLAIIVANLSIKKCILAPNSIQATGGKRTIGGGILRLDLLKKIFDQTVQYNKNISGVHTEDQIRSRCIEPVDQYWCLDYHKCYAHYDTIGNTIFILFMSSVPTPAMRFIAQKLLYSILQDKTIS, encoded by the exons atgtCGATTTATATACTTTGTTTAACAACAAATGGGGGTCTACCGGTCTTTACCCGTAAAAAAGGAGATTGTGACAAT CTACCTTTTTCTACTGTGGCTTCATTAAATGGTTTTCATATGTTTTTTAAATCGTTGGGCATAACGTTAGAGGTAACACATTCCGAAGATTGGACATATGTTTGGAGAGATTTTCACAATGCCGTAACTTTAATTGTTTGTGCACGGTCTATGACAGAAGGAGTATTGCAGACATTAGCAGAAATTGTTTTTGGATCAATATCACTTTTTGTTAATATTGATGAGCTTGTGGATTTAACTTTATTAGAGAGAATGAAAAAAGAAGCAAGAAATTATATGCCCGTTGTAGATGCTGCACTTGAAGCTTGCACAACACGCATATTGGGATTTACGAATTGTGTACTATCAACTGAAAACCAACAATTGGGCCAGCGATTAAACGACTTTAGTGGTCTTTGCGGTTCACTCTTTTGTTGCCTTGTAGTGGGGAATAATGTTACGGTCGGTACAGAAGGTTGGTGGGATTTGGATGTTATAGATCGTGAATTACTTCTGCTTTTATTGAATTCTTCAAGTACTTTACAAAATGATATTCCTGTTTATTTGCCGAAAAAGGACGCAACG TTAGCATATAGATTCGTAACAATTCCATTGGCTCCAAGTAGTGTTATTTGTGTTATATGCGGAGCTGCCCCTAGTTTTCGTGAATTGCGGTCTATGGCCCAAGACGCATTTTGCTCAGAAAGCTTATTGCAGAACATGGAACGAAGCCTAACGCGCAGCTTACCGGAACAATTGGAGATCGATCAGTGTGTTCTGGCAATAATTGTAGCTAATCTgagcattaaaaaatgtatacttgCACCTAATTCCATCCAAGCTACAGGTGGAAAAAGGACCATAGGAGGAGGCATTCTACGtttagatttattaaaaaaaattttcgatcaaACCGttcaatacaataaaaatattagtggTGTGCATACAGAAGATCAAATACGTTCGCGTTGTATTGAACCAGTGGACCAATATTGGTGCTTGGATTACCACAAGTGTTATGCTCATTACGATACCATTGGAAACACtatttttatcttatttatGTCATCAGTTCCAACACCAGCAATGAG ATTCATAGCCCAAAAACTTCTATACTCAATTCTACAAGACAAGACAATTAGCtg A
- the LOC105225643 gene encoding protein fuzzy homolog isoform X3 produces the protein MSIYILCLTTNGGLPVFTRKKGDCDNLPFSTVASLNGFHMFFKSLGITLEVTHSEDWTYVWRDFHNAVTLIVCARSMTEGVLQTLAEIVFGSISLFVNIDELVDLTLLERMKKEARNYMPVVDAALEACTTRILGFTNCVLSTENQQLGQRLNDFSGLCGSLFCCLVVGNNVTVGTEGWWDLDVIDRELLLLLLNSSSTLQNDIPVYLPKKDATLAYRFVTIPLAPSSVICVICGAAPSFRELRSMAQDAFCSESLLQNMERSLTRSLPEQLEIDQCVLAIIVANLSIKKCILAPNSIQATGGKRTIGGGILRLDLLKKIFDQTVQYNKNISGVHTEDQIRSRCIEPVDQYWCLDYHKCYAHYDTIGNTIFILFMSSVPTPAMRFIAQKLLYSILQDKTISW, from the exons atgtCGATTTATATACTTTGTTTAACAACAAATGGGGGTCTACCGGTCTTTACCCGTAAAAAAGGAGATTGTGACAAT CTACCTTTTTCTACTGTGGCTTCATTAAATGGTTTTCATATGTTTTTTAAATCGTTGGGCATAACGTTAGAGGTAACACATTCCGAAGATTGGACATATGTTTGGAGAGATTTTCACAATGCCGTAACTTTAATTGTTTGTGCACGGTCTATGACAGAAGGAGTATTGCAGACATTAGCAGAAATTGTTTTTGGATCAATATCACTTTTTGTTAATATTGATGAGCTTGTGGATTTAACTTTATTAGAGAGAATGAAAAAAGAAGCAAGAAATTATATGCCCGTTGTAGATGCTGCACTTGAAGCTTGCACAACACGCATATTGGGATTTACGAATTGTGTACTATCAACTGAAAACCAACAATTGGGCCAGCGATTAAACGACTTTAGTGGTCTTTGCGGTTCACTCTTTTGTTGCCTTGTAGTGGGGAATAATGTTACGGTCGGTACAGAAGGTTGGTGGGATTTGGATGTTATAGATCGTGAATTACTTCTGCTTTTATTGAATTCTTCAAGTACTTTACAAAATGATATTCCTGTTTATTTGCCGAAAAAGGACGCAACG TTAGCATATAGATTCGTAACAATTCCATTGGCTCCAAGTAGTGTTATTTGTGTTATATGCGGAGCTGCCCCTAGTTTTCGTGAATTGCGGTCTATGGCCCAAGACGCATTTTGCTCAGAAAGCTTATTGCAGAACATGGAACGAAGCCTAACGCGCAGCTTACCGGAACAATTGGAGATCGATCAGTGTGTTCTGGCAATAATTGTAGCTAATCTgagcattaaaaaatgtatacttgCACCTAATTCCATCCAAGCTACAGGTGGAAAAAGGACCATAGGAGGAGGCATTCTACGtttagatttattaaaaaaaattttcgatcaaACCGttcaatacaataaaaatattagtggTGTGCATACAGAAGATCAAATACGTTCGCGTTGTATTGAACCAGTGGACCAATATTGGTGCTTGGATTACCACAAGTGTTATGCTCATTACGATACCATTGGAAACACtatttttatcttatttatGTCATCAGTTCCAACACCAGCAATGAG ATTCATAGCCCAAAAACTTCTATACTCAATTCTACAAGACAAGACAATTAGCtggtaa
- the LOC105225645 gene encoding exportin-1: MAMLSTEEASKLLDFSQKLDISLLDKIVECLYTSQGEQLRLAQDILTTLREHPDAWTRVDSILEFSQNQRTKYYALQILEEVIKTRWKILPRNQCEGIKKYVVGLIIKTSSDPETMEANKVYLNKLNLILVQILKREWPRNWETFISDIVGASKTNESLCKNNMVILKNLSEEVFDFSAGQITQMKAKHLKDTMCSEFSQIFQLCSFVLESSMNAPLIQVTLETLLRFLSWIPLGYIFETALIETLIYKFLSVPMFRNVTLQCLSEIAGLSVPDYNENFARMFKDTMVQLDQMIGQNPNMSHIYANGSSTEQVFVQNLAMFLCTFLKEHGKLVEDVKYIDYLNQALLYLVMISEVEDVEVFKICMEYWNNLVEDLYNSETFVGATTHITQTDAVSLAKRNVFPRRRFYGNILSKVRYIMISRMAKPEEVLVVENENGEVVREFMKDTNAINLYKNMRETLVFLTHLDYADTERIMTLKLMNQVNGTEFSWKNLNTLCWAIGSISGAFCEEDEKRFLVTVIKDLLGLCEQKKGKDNKAIIASNIMYVVGQYPRFLRAHWKFLKTVVNKLFEFMHETHDGVQDMACDTFIKIAIKCRRYFVTIQPNEACTFIDEILSTMSSIICDLQPQQVHTFYEAVGYMISAQIDQVQQDALIEKYMFLPNQVWDDIISRASKNVDFLKNMTAVKQLGSILKTNVAACKALGHAYVIQLGRIYLDMLNVYKITSENIIQAIEVNGVVVNNQPLIKSMNVVKKETLNLISEWVSRSNDNQLVMDNFIPPLLDAVLLDYQRCKVPSAREPKVLSSMAIIVHKLRNHITNEVPKIFDAVFECTLDMINKNFEDYPQHRTSFYELLQAVNAHCFKAFLNIPPAQFRLVFDSVVWAFKHTMRNVADMGLNILYKMLQNLEQHPQAAQSFYQTYFTDILMQIFSVVTDTSHTAGLANHATILAYMFSLVENNKITVSLGPIPDNTIFIQEYVASLLKSAFNHLTDNQIKVFVTGLFNLDENVQAFKEHLRDFLIQIREITGEDDSDLYLEEREAALREEQANKRLMQRNIPGMLNPHELPEDMQDE; encoded by the exons ATGGCGATGCTTTCGACGGAGGAAGCCAGCAAATTGTTGGACTTTTCTCAGAAGCTTGACATTAGCTTATTAGACAAGATTGTAGAATGCTTGTATACGTCGCAGGGAGAGCAGTTGCGCCTTGCACAAGATATTCTTACAACATTGCGTGAGCATCCAGATGCATGGACGCGAGTCGACAGCATATTAGAATTCTCTCAAAATCAGAGAACGAAATATTATGCACTGCAAATACTGGAAGAAGTAATTAAAACTCGTTGGAAAATTTTACCCCGCAACCAGTGTGAGGGAATCAAGAAATATGTTGTTGGACTTATTATTAAAACATCCTCAGATCCTGAAACAATGGAGGCAAATAAAGTTTACTTAAACAAGTTGAATTTAATATTGGTACAGATATTGAAACGTGAATGGCCTCGGAACTGGGAGACATTTATTAGTGACATTGTAGGGGCTTCGAAGACAAACGAAAGCCTTTGCAAGAATAATATGGTTATTTTAAAAAACCTTAGTGAAGAGGTTTTTGACTTTTCTGCTGGGCAAATAACTCAAATGAAGGCTAAACATCTAAAAGATACCATGTGCTCAgaattttcgcaaatatttcaaCTTTGTTCTTTTGTTTTGGAAAGTTCTATGAACGCACCTCTAATCCAAGTTACTTTAGAGACATTGCTCCGATTCCTGAGTTGGATTCCATTGGGTTATATATTTGAGACAGCATTAATTGAAACActgatttataaatttttaagtgtCCCAATGTTTCGGAATGTTACATTGCAGTGCCTCTCTGAGATTGCAGGCCTCTCTGTGCCCgattataacgaaaattttgcGAGGATGTTCAAGGATACGATGGTGCAATTAGATCAAATGATTGGACAAAATCCCAATATGAGTCATATTTACGCTAATGGCAGCAGCACTGAACAAGTTTTTGTTCAGAATTTGGCAATGTTCTTGTGCACATTCCTAAAAGAACATGGTAAACTTGTTGAGGACGTCAAATATATCGATTATTTAAATCAAGCTCTACTTTATTTGGTAATGATATCCGAAGTTGAGGATGTTGAGgtattcaaaatttgtatggagTACTGGAATAATCTGGTCGAGGATCTCTATAACAGCGAAACATTTGTGGGCGCTACAACGCATATTACTCAAACTGACGCAGTATCGTTAGCCAAACGTAATGTTTTTCCTCGACGTCGCTTTTACGGGAATATCTTATCTAAAGTTCGATATATTATGATTTCAAGGATGGCTAAACCTGAAGAAGTACTTGTTGTCGAAAATGAAAATGGCGAAGTTGTCCGAGAATTTATGAAAGATACAAATGccataaatttatataagaaTATGCGCGAAACCCTTGTATTTCTTACCCATTTGGATTATGCTGACACAGAACGCATAATGACATTAAAGCTAATGAATCAAGTTAATGGTACAGAGTTCTCATGGAAAAACCTTAACACTCTTTGCTGGGCTATAGGATCCATATCAG GTGCTTTCTGCGAAGAAGACGAAAAACGATTCCTCGTTACAGTTATTAAAGATTTACTTGGCTTGTGTGAACAAAAGAAGGGTAAAGATAATAAGGCTATCATCGCCTCGAATATTATGTATGTTGTTGGACAGTACCCACGTTTTTTGCGTGCTCATTGGAAATTTCTGAAAACTGTTGTGAATAAACTTTTCGAATTTATGCACGAAACGCACGATGGTGTGCAGGATATGGCTTGCGATACATTCATAAAAATTGCCATCAAATGTAGACGCTACTTTGTGACCATACAGCCTAATGAGGCATGTACCTTCATCGATGAAATATTAAGTACCATGAGCAGCATAATTTGTGATTTGCAGCCTCAACAG GTACATACGTTCTACGAAGCAGTGGGCTACATGATATCCGCACAGATTGATCAAGTACAGCAGGACGCCTTAATTGAGAAGTATATGTTCTTGCCAAACCAGGTTTGGGATGATATAATCTCACGTGCCTCCAAGAATGTTGACTTTCTCAAAAATATGACAGCTGTAAAGCAGCTGGGTAGCATTTTGAAGACGAATGTAGCCGCATGTAAGGCTTTAGGGCATGCCTATGTAATTCAGTTGGGACGCATATATTTGGATATGCTTAATGTCTATAAAATAACATCTGAGAACATAATTCAGGCGATTGAGGTAAACGGTGTCGTTGTAAATAATCAACCGCTTATAAAATCAATGAATGTTGTAAAAAAAGAGACTTTGAATTTAATTTCGGAGTGGGTATCGCGTTCTAATGACAATCAATTGGTTATGGATAACTTTATTCCGCCACTACTCGATGCGGTTTTGTTAGATTACCAG cgTTGTAAAGTGCCGTCTGCCCGAGAACCAAAAGTGCTTAGCTCAATGGCCATAATTGTGCACAAACTCCGCAATCACATCACAAACGaagtaccaaaaatatttgatgCCGTCTTTGAGTGCACTCTAGAtatgattaataaaaatttcgaagatTATCCACAACACCGCACCAGCTTTTACGAGTTGCTGCAAGCCGTCAATGCGCATTGCTTTAAAGCATTTCTCAATATTCCACCGGCACAATTTAGGCTTGTGTTCGATTCCGTTGTATGGGCTTTTAAGCACACAATGCGCAATGTTGCTGATATGGGTCTGAACATCTTATATAAG ATGTTACAAAATTTGGAACAACACCCACAGGCTGCGCAGAGTTTCTATCAAACGTATTTCACTgatattttaatgcaaatattctCCGTTGTCACTGATACTTCGCACACAGCAGGACTCGCCAATCATGCTACAATATTAGCATATATGTTCTCATTGGTGGAGAATAACAAAATTACTGTTAGCCTTGGCCCAATACCGGACAACACCATTTTCATACAAGAGTATGTGGCCTCTTTGCTGAAATCAGCTTTCAATCACTTAACTGATAACCAGATAAAGGTCTTTGTGACTGGTCTTTTCAATCTGGACGAAAATGTGCAAGCATTTAAAGAGCATTTGAGAGATTTCCTTATACAAATTAGG GAAATAACTGGTGAGGACGATTCCGACTTATACTTAGAAGAGAGAGAGGCAGCACTTCGCGAGGAGCAGGCTAATAAGCGTCTGATGCAGCGTAATATACCTGGCATGTTGAATCCGCACGAATTGCCGGAAGATATGCAGGAtgagtaa